A region from the Cellvibrio sp. PSBB006 genome encodes:
- a CDS encoding BRCT domain-containing protein, translating to MDIFTRFNRKAIQDRQIDTLIGISKGLIADNTINTMEAEFLMNWLIQNQQTSNPVIVNLLEKIGIMLQDGILDNGESKELLSLLHRITGESSTLGELTKTTTLPINKPQPAITFHGMTFLFTGTCAFGTRAQCQAAVETLGGVNAGSVNKSLNYLVLGTYVTDSWAHETFGRKIEKAMEYRDSGVPLVIVTEEHWAGEAGLA from the coding sequence ATGGACATCTTCACTCGGTTTAACCGCAAAGCCATTCAAGACCGGCAGATAGATACGCTGATCGGTATCAGCAAAGGGCTTATTGCTGACAACACCATCAATACCATGGAAGCCGAATTCCTGATGAATTGGCTTATCCAAAATCAACAAACCAGCAACCCCGTCATTGTTAACCTGCTCGAAAAAATCGGCATCATGCTGCAAGACGGCATATTGGATAATGGAGAATCCAAAGAGCTGCTTTCACTCTTGCACCGTATAACCGGCGAAAGCAGCACGCTCGGCGAATTGACCAAAACCACCACATTACCAATCAATAAACCACAACCCGCTATTACTTTTCATGGTATGACATTTTTGTTCACAGGAACCTGTGCATTTGGCACGCGCGCCCAATGCCAAGCAGCCGTCGAAACGCTTGGCGGTGTAAATGCTGGCAGCGTGAATAAATCATTAAATTATTTGGTGCTTGGAACCTATGTAACGGATAGCTGGGCGCATGAAACCTTTGGACGGAAGATAGAAAAGGCGATGGAGTATCGGGATAGTGGAGTGCCGTTGGTGATTGTGACGGAGGAGCATTGGGCTGGAGAGGCTGGACTTGCTTGA